A part of Paenibacillus sp. 481 genomic DNA contains:
- a CDS encoding methylglyoxal synthase produces the protein MLNIAFIAHDRKKDEIVNFVIAYEHVFHGHRLFSTGTTGTRIMNQTKLDIHRFKSGPLGGDQQIGALVADNEMDLIVFLRDPLMAQPHEPDIIALLRLCDVQGIPVATNIATAEILVKALERGDFAWRELADKYKPGVSE, from the coding sequence ATGTTAAACATAGCGTTTATTGCACATGACCGTAAAAAGGATGAAATCGTTAATTTCGTAATTGCTTATGAGCATGTCTTTCATGGTCATCGCTTATTTTCGACAGGCACAACGGGCACACGTATTATGAACCAAACAAAGCTCGATATTCATCGGTTTAAATCGGGCCCACTAGGTGGTGACCAGCAAATCGGTGCGTTAGTTGCGGACAATGAGATGGATCTGATCGTATTTTTACGTGATCCGCTGATGGCACAACCACACGAACCGGACATTATCGCTTTGTTACGTCTTTGTGATGTACAAGGTATCCCTGTCGCAACGAATATTGCGACTGCTGAAATTTTGGTGAAGGCTTTGGAGCGTGGCGATTTTGCATGGCGTGAGCTTGCTGATAAGTACAAGCCGGGAGTGAGTGAATAA
- the bshA gene encoding N-acetyl-alpha-D-glucosaminyl L-malate synthase BshA — protein MNDSLKIGITCYPSLGGSGVVATELGKLLAERGHQVHFITHNIPFRLGSTFQKNIHYHEVDVNDYYVFRYPPYDLSLASKMAQVANMQQLDLLHVHYAVPHAICAYLAKQMAPHLKVVTTLHGTDITVLAQDESLKDMIRFAINQSDAVTAVSSDLIRETRELLDITREVDLTYNFVDKRVYYPRDCSQLRSDFAFPHEKILMHISNFRPVKRVTDVIETFARVHESVPSRLMLVGEGPDMPKVQCKIREMGLEDRVHFLGKQDEIAQVISLADVLLLPSEKESFGLVALEAMACGVPTIGSEAGGIPELISHRETGYLAPIGDTDLMAQYAIELLSNDELAAKMREACLHRARNVFCNDLITQKYEEIYYRVLGKTVTPFERATCEL, from the coding sequence TTGAACGATTCATTAAAAATCGGAATAACGTGTTATCCGTCGTTAGGTGGTTCCGGCGTCGTTGCTACAGAGTTAGGGAAGCTACTTGCAGAGCGAGGACATCAAGTTCATTTTATAACTCATAATATTCCGTTTCGCCTAGGGTCAACCTTTCAAAAAAATATTCATTATCATGAAGTGGATGTTAACGATTACTATGTATTCCGATATCCACCCTATGATTTATCCCTTGCGAGTAAAATGGCACAAGTAGCTAACATGCAGCAACTGGATTTGCTCCATGTCCATTATGCAGTTCCGCACGCGATTTGTGCTTATTTAGCGAAGCAGATGGCTCCGCATCTAAAGGTCGTGACAACGCTTCACGGTACAGATATTACGGTATTGGCCCAAGATGAATCGCTTAAAGATATGATTCGGTTCGCGATTAATCAGAGTGATGCGGTTACAGCGGTGTCTAGCGATTTGATTCGTGAAACAAGAGAGTTGCTTGATATCACGCGCGAGGTTGACTTAACGTATAACTTTGTCGATAAACGAGTCTACTATCCGCGTGATTGCTCACAATTGCGATCGGATTTTGCCTTTCCGCATGAGAAAATTTTGATGCACATTTCTAATTTCCGTCCGGTCAAACGGGTTACGGATGTTATTGAAACGTTTGCCCGTGTTCACGAGTCAGTGCCTTCGCGCTTAATGCTCGTAGGCGAGGGGCCGGATATGCCGAAGGTACAGTGTAAAATTCGTGAAATGGGACTTGAGGATCGCGTTCACTTTTTAGGGAAACAGGACGAAATTGCGCAAGTCATTTCATTGGCAGATGTGTTGCTGTTGCCTTCCGAGAAAGAGAGCTTTGGTCTCGTTGCGCTTGAAGCGATGGCTTGCGGAGTACCGACGATCGGCTCGGAAGCAGGCGGTATCCCAGAGTTGATTTCCCATCGGGAGACGGGATATTTAGCGCCTATTGGCGATACCGATTTAATGGCCCAGTATGCGATTGAATTGTTGTCCAATGATGAATTGGCAGCGAAGATGCGTGAAGCATGCTTGCATCGGGCTCGCAACGTATTTTGTAACGACTTGATCACGCAAAAATACGAAGAAATTTATTATCGTGTACTCGGAAAAACGGTTACGCCGTTTGAGCGAGCGACTTGTGAGCTATGA
- a CDS encoding nucleotide pyrophosphohydrolase yields the protein MDDKERAELLKLLNNKSLADMQREVDVYISQFKEGYFSPLAMLARLAEEVGELAREVNHHHGEKPKKPTEADNSIEMELGDLLFILICFANSLGIDLATAHDKVMHKFNTRDANRWTKIDQ from the coding sequence ATGGACGACAAAGAGAGAGCCGAACTGTTAAAATTGCTCAACAATAAATCGCTAGCAGATATGCAGCGAGAGGTTGATGTTTACATATCTCAATTTAAAGAAGGCTATTTTAGTCCGTTAGCGATGTTGGCTCGCTTAGCTGAAGAAGTTGGCGAATTGGCCCGCGAAGTAAACCATCATCACGGGGAAAAGCCGAAAAAGCCGACAGAAGCAGACAATTCCATTGAAATGGAGCTGGGTGACCTGCTCTTTATTCTGATCTGTTTTGCCAACTCTCTCGGCATTGATCTCGCAACAGCGCATGATAAAGTGATGCACAAATTTAATACACGCGATGCAAATCGCTGGACAAAAATTGATCAATAA
- a CDS encoding sporulation protein YpjB: MRIFIAILIGFICLHGTGTAKALYDNYSSTPSTGWRNFDIQTDKLYRQVVAGDMSAAKGTMRHLHMLMRNDISKQVVEHKVSPAIEQTISEAANQVYVHLYASKRDAQKLIHFTARLKLAADALVHPQEALWLQYDTILREDLKQMITVKQESEWKLASQRWLEHLDRIRPAAAIQRSTGVMNLINSTVKMVEQSLQGTLLWIDVQRSVSTHSESWLLHLFGKTVEQTTFVPVEEQDVPLRWMFTLALIVGISLTYVAILKYRYERYAIYSHRFPKK, from the coding sequence ATGCGTATTTTTATCGCCATACTAATCGGCTTCATTTGTTTGCACGGGACAGGCACTGCTAAAGCCTTATACGATAATTATTCGTCGACACCATCAACAGGCTGGCGAAACTTCGATATACAGACAGACAAGTTGTATCGACAAGTGGTGGCAGGAGACATGTCTGCCGCTAAAGGTACGATGCGGCATTTACATATGCTTATGCGGAACGATATTTCCAAGCAAGTGGTTGAACATAAGGTCTCGCCAGCTATTGAGCAAACGATAAGCGAGGCGGCGAATCAAGTATATGTACACTTATACGCTTCCAAGCGGGATGCGCAAAAGCTCATTCATTTCACAGCAAGGCTTAAGCTGGCAGCAGATGCGCTTGTGCATCCGCAGGAAGCGCTGTGGTTGCAATATGACACGATTCTGCGCGAAGATTTAAAGCAGATGATAACAGTCAAGCAGGAGTCAGAGTGGAAGCTGGCTTCACAGAGATGGTTGGAGCACCTAGATCGCATCCGGCCTGCTGCGGCGATTCAACGATCGACTGGAGTCATGAATTTGATCAACTCTACAGTCAAAATGGTGGAGCAAAGCTTGCAAGGCACCTTGCTCTGGATAGATGTTCAGCGAAGTGTGTCAACACATAGTGAATCATGGCTCTTGCACTTATTCGGTAAAACGGTTGAACAGACGACGTTTGTTCCGGTGGAAGAGCAAGATGTCCCGCTACGATGGATGTTTACGTTAGCACTTATAGTAGGTATTTCATTAACTTATGTCGCGATTCTTAAATATCGATACGAACGGTATGCAATTTATAGTCACCGCTTTCCGAAAAAATAA
- a CDS encoding DUF1405 domain-containing protein — protein sequence MKFSLLFSRAFLTQKWVLWTLLFANLVGTLYGYYWYKGQLEFTWNYHPAWQFIFVPDSPTASLFFTVSLLFLIVKKQPVSTFVRIFRKCIEALAVVTSIKYGVWACVMIVASVAQGKAIVWQDWMLISSHLAMAVEALLFVRMFTFGKGALLVALSWTWLNDVVDYTYGVFPALHISLMDDLQIIFLFTLSLTALSGIVSWCAYRYCSRYATRVDNFRIPM from the coding sequence ATGAAGTTTTCGTTGTTATTTTCCCGCGCTTTTTTAACACAAAAATGGGTGTTATGGACTTTGTTGTTCGCTAATTTAGTGGGTACCTTATACGGTTACTACTGGTATAAAGGGCAGCTCGAATTTACGTGGAACTACCACCCTGCATGGCAATTTATTTTTGTACCAGATAGTCCTACAGCCAGTTTGTTTTTTACAGTCTCGCTTCTTTTTTTAATCGTCAAGAAACAACCTGTGAGTACGTTCGTGCGCATATTTCGAAAGTGCATCGAGGCGTTAGCTGTCGTCACTTCTATCAAATACGGCGTATGGGCCTGCGTAATGATTGTAGCCAGTGTCGCACAAGGTAAGGCGATCGTATGGCAGGATTGGATGCTAATAAGCTCCCACCTAGCAATGGCAGTTGAAGCACTGTTATTTGTGAGAATGTTCACCTTTGGCAAGGGTGCATTACTTGTAGCATTAAGCTGGACCTGGTTAAATGATGTCGTTGATTATACATATGGTGTGTTTCCCGCTCTTCATATTTCGTTAATGGATGATTTGCAAATTATTTTTCTATTCACATTAAGTCTTACCGCACTATCCGGAATTGTGTCTTGGTGTGCATACCGCTATTGTTCCCGCTATGCTACTAGAGTGGATAACTTTAGGATTCCAATGTAA
- the panC gene encoding pantoate--beta-alanine ligase, which yields MIIARTISDMRAAVNTLKQQQIAAGIVPSVGFVPTMGYLHEGHASLMRAAKDCSISVLSIFVNPIQFGPNEDLDRYPRDEARDLQLAEQCGVDVVFLPTVDIMYPSARKTTIQVTDVSARLCGASRPGHFDGVTTVVAKLFNIVKPDRAYFGMKDAQQVAVIQQMVDDLNFDLTIVPCPIVREQDGLALSSRNVYLCAEEREQALVLSQALQSIDALLEQHPSLTAADLVTVLQETITTKPLAKIDYVEVLQFPSLQPQLTNEPLVQSQTQVIVALAVHFGRTRLIDNRLLFA from the coding sequence ATGATTATTGCACGTACTATTTCTGATATGCGTGCCGCAGTAAACACGCTTAAGCAGCAGCAAATCGCTGCTGGAATCGTTCCATCCGTTGGCTTCGTGCCCACAATGGGGTATTTACATGAGGGACACGCTAGCTTGATGAGAGCTGCGAAAGATTGTAGCATTTCGGTGCTAAGTATTTTTGTGAATCCGATCCAATTTGGACCTAATGAGGATTTGGATCGTTATCCGCGTGACGAGGCAAGGGATTTGCAGCTTGCGGAACAATGCGGTGTGGATGTTGTATTTTTACCAACGGTTGATATTATGTATCCGTCCGCTCGCAAAACGACGATACAAGTTACAGATGTATCCGCGCGATTGTGTGGAGCATCCCGTCCAGGGCACTTTGATGGTGTAACGACGGTCGTGGCAAAGCTGTTTAATATCGTGAAGCCAGATCGGGCTTACTTCGGCATGAAAGACGCTCAGCAAGTGGCCGTTATCCAGCAAATGGTTGACGATCTGAACTTTGATCTGACAATCGTACCTTGCCCAATCGTTCGCGAACAGGATGGACTCGCCCTCAGCTCACGTAACGTCTATTTATGTGCTGAGGAACGTGAGCAAGCCCTTGTGTTGTCGCAAGCGCTCCAATCGATTGATGCTCTGCTCGAACAACATCCTAGCCTCACGGCCGCGGATTTAGTAACGGTGTTACAAGAAACGATTACAACGAAGCCTTTGGCGAAAATAGACTACGTTGAAGTGCTGCAATTTCCATCTTTGCAGCCGCAGCTAACTAACGAGCCGCTTGTACAGTCGCAGACCCAAGTGATCGTAGCGCTGGCTGTCCATTTTGGACGCACACGTCTTATTGATAATCGTTTATTGTTCGCGTAA
- a CDS encoding tetratricopeptide repeat protein, translated as MLQQVFETMNLLLDEISEQYSSAQGEQKQELERQLSLLSSMSDHIVDEWLRFEEKLAEVRPRAKDAGAAASAVTAYAVGSPAGSTKQAAPQMLDYGDPLQRGQGYFALNMFKHAVRYFELAVEHQPDSLTARGWLAMSHLHLGSSQEACRHFNFIIPLTEDNKLKALSYNALGCIYAKDLQFDKAQQFFEKAYQTDPTLQEALQNLKACSGKKGTLHYGSERMAQMA; from the coding sequence GTGCTGCAACAAGTATTCGAAACGATGAATTTGTTATTGGACGAAATTAGTGAGCAATATTCGTCCGCGCAAGGAGAGCAGAAGCAAGAGCTTGAACGGCAACTGTCTTTGTTAAGCTCCATGAGCGATCATATTGTTGATGAGTGGCTGCGCTTCGAAGAGAAGCTGGCTGAAGTTCGACCGCGCGCCAAAGATGCTGGCGCAGCGGCCTCTGCTGTAACGGCGTATGCGGTTGGATCACCTGCCGGAAGTACGAAACAAGCGGCACCGCAAATGCTCGATTACGGAGATCCGCTGCAGCGCGGTCAAGGCTACTTCGCGTTAAATATGTTCAAGCATGCGGTACGTTACTTTGAACTGGCTGTGGAACATCAGCCGGACAGCTTAACGGCACGCGGCTGGTTAGCCATGTCGCATTTGCATTTAGGAAGTAGTCAAGAAGCATGTCGTCATTTTAATTTTATTATTCCATTAACCGAGGACAACAAGCTGAAGGCTCTATCCTATAATGCGCTTGGCTGCATATACGCGAAGGATTTGCAATTTGATAAGGCGCAGCAATTTTTTGAAAAAGCGTACCAAACCGACCCAACCCTCCAAGAAGCGTTACAAAACTTGAAGGCGTGTTCGGGAAAAAAGGGTACGTTGCATTATGGCAGTGAACGGATGGCGCAAATGGCCTAA
- a CDS encoding CCA tRNA nucleotidyltransferase — MMTEQLSVQMQGSMWEEAIGVVTMLEQRGYQAYMVGGCVRDLVMSRSINDIDIATSALPEQVAAMFERVIPTGMEHGTVTVLTAGHAYEVTTFRKESAYENFRRPEQVEFIDDLREDLLRRDFTVNAMALDAAGVLHDPFQGQTDVATRRIRCVGDPEARFQEDALRMLRGIRFASILEARIVKSTWRALRTHREKLQHIAMERVRDELWKMTAGPQPVRGWVLLVRSGLLTHTKDSLECLASARVEHWAPLWCALEKVDGADLRFAVLLLGHRVEGPEAKRIMNALRLSNAQQDRLLRILRVQELVAAHEQHKARVACDSRMSHAEIENDTERIDVDKQLMGSQKVAEFALKCMWAGTLFSCGEEALQQWLQCCAALTVSTRPAATLLTPAGSDELKCILLQQGQAWLDDIPVRSLRDLAISGTDILQMTSRPSGSWLKSLLEAAWMAIALKELPNDRIRLLKWIEHRLEEQ; from the coding sequence ATGATGACCGAACAGTTAAGTGTTCAAATGCAAGGATCCATGTGGGAAGAAGCTATTGGCGTTGTAACAATGCTGGAGCAACGTGGATACCAAGCTTACATGGTCGGTGGCTGTGTCCGAGATCTGGTGATGTCGAGATCGATTAACGATATTGATATTGCTACTTCAGCCTTGCCTGAGCAAGTCGCAGCTATGTTTGAACGTGTAATCCCTACTGGGATGGAGCACGGAACAGTCACTGTTCTTACTGCGGGGCATGCCTATGAAGTAACAACTTTTCGTAAAGAATCAGCGTATGAGAACTTTCGCAGACCTGAGCAGGTCGAGTTCATTGATGATTTGCGAGAAGACTTGCTGCGGCGTGACTTTACCGTGAATGCGATGGCGTTGGACGCTGCAGGTGTGCTGCATGACCCATTCCAGGGTCAGACGGATGTGGCAACACGCCGTATCCGCTGCGTAGGAGATCCGGAGGCGCGGTTTCAAGAAGATGCATTGCGTATGCTAAGAGGCATACGCTTTGCTTCTATTTTGGAGGCGCGGATTGTCAAGTCGACGTGGCGTGCACTTCGCACGCACCGCGAGAAATTACAGCACATCGCAATGGAACGTGTACGTGATGAGTTGTGGAAAATGACAGCTGGTCCGCAGCCAGTGCGTGGTTGGGTGCTTCTCGTACGAAGCGGCCTCTTAACGCATACGAAAGATTCGCTTGAGTGTTTGGCGTCTGCAAGAGTGGAGCATTGGGCGCCGTTGTGGTGTGCGCTTGAAAAGGTAGACGGTGCTGACCTTCGTTTTGCGGTGCTGCTTCTCGGGCATCGCGTAGAGGGGCCAGAAGCGAAGCGTATTATGAATGCGCTTCGTTTATCAAACGCGCAGCAAGATAGACTGCTGCGTATTTTAAGGGTGCAGGAACTTGTTGCGGCACATGAGCAGCACAAGGCGCGTGTGGCGTGCGATAGTCGTATGAGTCATGCGGAGATCGAGAATGACACGGAACGAATAGATGTGGATAAGCAGTTGATGGGAAGTCAGAAAGTGGCTGAATTCGCACTCAAGTGTATGTGGGCGGGGACTTTATTCAGCTGCGGTGAAGAGGCGCTGCAACAATGGTTGCAATGTTGTGCTGCGTTAACGGTGTCAACAAGGCCAGCAGCAACATTATTAACTCCTGCCGGTTCAGATGAGTTAAAGTGTATTCTTTTGCAACAAGGGCAAGCGTGGCTGGATGACATACCCGTACGTAGCTTGCGTGACCTTGCGATCAGCGGTACGGATATTTTGCAAATGACGAGCCGTCCGAGTGGGTCATGGTTAAAATCGTTGCTTGAAGCAGCATGGATGGCAATCGCTTTAAAAGAACTTCCGAATGACCGGATACGATTGTTAAAGTGGATTGAGCACAGGTTGGAGGAACAATGA
- a CDS encoding biotin--[acetyl-CoA-carboxylase] ligase, which yields MTDRLLELLAQHPNEYVSGEQLSQHLSISRTAVWKQINRLRAKGYEFDAVPKLGYRLLQQPTRLDEKLLLSKLRTTSFGRQLRILWKTESTQNEATAWLLSGAKEGAVVIAEEQTGGRGRRGRNWHSPAGKGIWMSVVLQPSMPLQFTPHLTLLTAVAICRAIKKMHPVEVGIKWPNDLLVNERKVCGILLESQAEDERLLSVIAGIGISANLSADDYPPELREIATSLSEVTGHGWDRAQLIAELLFEFEQLYHLYEEQGFGPIRSLWEAQSITIGRMVSVDTPHGVVTGIAQSLDESGALVLLGQDGCYRKVFSGDVHFA from the coding sequence ATGACAGACCGATTACTGGAATTGCTAGCGCAGCATCCGAACGAATATGTGTCAGGCGAGCAGTTAAGCCAACACTTAAGTATAAGTCGGACAGCGGTGTGGAAACAAATTAACCGCCTACGCGCAAAAGGATATGAATTTGATGCGGTACCAAAGCTAGGATACCGCTTGTTACAGCAACCTACACGACTAGACGAGAAGCTCCTGCTTAGTAAACTGCGTACAACATCGTTTGGTCGTCAGTTGCGAATCTTGTGGAAGACGGAATCGACACAAAATGAAGCAACTGCTTGGCTATTGTCAGGTGCCAAAGAAGGCGCTGTTGTAATCGCCGAAGAGCAGACCGGTGGAAGAGGCCGTAGGGGACGAAATTGGCATTCACCTGCTGGCAAAGGCATTTGGATGAGCGTTGTGTTACAGCCAAGCATGCCACTACAATTTACGCCGCATTTAACGCTACTTACAGCTGTTGCGATATGCAGAGCCATTAAAAAAATGCATCCAGTTGAAGTCGGTATCAAGTGGCCTAACGATTTACTCGTGAATGAACGTAAAGTGTGTGGGATTTTGTTAGAATCACAGGCAGAAGATGAACGGCTGCTAAGTGTTATTGCGGGCATCGGCATCAGTGCAAACCTGAGCGCTGACGATTATCCACCAGAGCTGCGCGAAATCGCGACTTCTTTAAGCGAAGTTACTGGCCATGGATGGGACCGAGCGCAACTGATCGCAGAGCTTCTGTTTGAATTTGAACAGTTGTATCATTTGTATGAAGAGCAAGGCTTTGGACCGATACGCTCATTATGGGAGGCGCAATCCATCACGATTGGCCGCATGGTCAGCGTCGATACGCCGCATGGAGTCGTCACGGGCATAGCCCAAAGCTTGGACGAGTCTGGAGCGCTTGTCTTATTGGGACAAGACGGCTGTTACCGTAAAGTTTTTTCTGGAGATGTGCATTTTGCTTAA
- the dapB gene encoding 4-hydroxy-tetrahydrodipicolinate reductase, with protein MMERIRVAVSGAGGRMGKEVVKMVLEDETLQLVAAVDPSAGPVDAASLVGLANSGVLVTSDLEKTLRDVKPDVMVDFTTPHTVMNNTLLAIQNGVRPVIGTTGFSPEQIEELQQLSQANGLGGLIAPNFSIGAILMMRFAQQAAKYFPDLEIIEYHGEQKLDAPSGTAVKTAELVAQVREEKRQGHPNEEEKIEGSRGGYYNGFRIHSVRLPGVFAQQEVIFGGYGQSLKIRHDSYERAGYMPGVNVAVKKVMTLNELIYGFEHLLDD; from the coding sequence ATGATGGAACGTATTCGTGTAGCAGTGAGTGGCGCAGGTGGCCGCATGGGGAAAGAAGTCGTTAAAATGGTGCTGGAAGATGAAACATTGCAGCTGGTAGCTGCCGTTGATCCTTCGGCGGGTCCAGTTGATGCCGCATCTTTAGTAGGCCTAGCGAACAGTGGTGTTCTTGTGACATCAGACTTGGAAAAGACACTGCGAGATGTAAAGCCCGACGTTATGGTCGATTTTACAACTCCACATACTGTAATGAACAATACGTTATTAGCGATCCAAAACGGTGTGCGTCCGGTCATCGGCACAACGGGTTTCAGCCCAGAACAAATTGAAGAGCTGCAACAGCTGTCGCAAGCAAATGGTTTAGGCGGGCTTATCGCCCCAAACTTCTCAATCGGAGCTATTTTGATGATGCGCTTTGCTCAGCAAGCGGCGAAGTATTTTCCAGACCTTGAAATCATTGAATATCATGGCGAGCAAAAGCTTGATGCTCCATCCGGAACGGCTGTAAAAACGGCAGAATTGGTTGCGCAAGTGCGTGAGGAGAAGAGACAAGGGCATCCTAATGAGGAAGAAAAAATCGAAGGCTCGCGTGGGGGCTATTATAACGGATTCCGCATTCATAGCGTTCGTTTGCCAGGTGTGTTCGCGCAACAAGAAGTTATTTTTGGCGGCTATGGCCAATCGCTTAAAATTCGTCACGACTCTTACGAGCGCGCGGGTTATATGCCAGGTGTAAATGTTGCCGTGAAAAAGGTAATGACGTTGAATGAACTTATATATGGGTTTGAACATTTGTTAGACGACTAA
- the panB gene encoding 3-methyl-2-oxobutanoate hydroxymethyltransferase has protein sequence MTKNKQPLTIVKMKTMKQQGDKIAMVTAYDYPSAALAEQADVDMILVGDSLGNVVLGYDSTLPVTLDDMVYHTRAVRRGAPNTFVVTDMPFMTYHSTVQETMYGVRRLMQEGFANAVKMEGGSEIALMVDACVKAGVPVLGHIGLTPQSVHQLGGYRIQGKTPEDAKRLLEDALALERAGAFGIVLELVTDQVAAYISERLSIPTIGIGAGAQCDGQVLVYHDILRYDPSYREKKMVKTYADIGATVRESIQAYVQDVKQQAFPAPEHTFSAGDEVVESLYGNANGTSVSNKKVQHT, from the coding sequence ATGACAAAGAACAAACAGCCACTCACAATCGTGAAAATGAAAACAATGAAGCAGCAGGGCGATAAAATCGCCATGGTAACTGCTTATGATTACCCGTCTGCTGCATTGGCTGAACAAGCAGATGTAGACATGATATTGGTGGGTGACTCACTGGGGAACGTAGTGCTCGGGTATGACTCGACACTGCCAGTAACATTAGACGACATGGTGTACCACACACGTGCAGTACGTCGCGGAGCGCCGAATACGTTTGTTGTAACTGACATGCCGTTTATGACGTATCACAGCACGGTACAGGAAACGATGTACGGTGTGCGCCGACTCATGCAAGAAGGATTTGCAAACGCAGTGAAAATGGAAGGCGGTAGTGAAATTGCATTGATGGTTGATGCGTGCGTGAAAGCGGGTGTGCCTGTGTTAGGCCACATCGGTTTGACACCACAATCTGTCCATCAATTGGGAGGCTACCGAATCCAAGGGAAGACGCCGGAAGATGCCAAGCGTTTGCTTGAAGACGCGCTCGCCTTGGAGCGTGCAGGAGCATTTGGTATCGTACTTGAGCTCGTAACGGATCAAGTAGCGGCATACATTTCCGAACGTTTATCTATACCGACAATTGGTATTGGCGCAGGCGCACAATGTGACGGTCAAGTGCTTGTATACCATGATATATTGCGTTATGATCCGAGCTATCGTGAGAAAAAAATGGTCAAAACGTACGCAGATATCGGTGCAACAGTTCGCGAAAGCATTCAAGCGTATGTGCAAGATGTTAAACAACAGGCGTTTCCAGCTCCTGAACACACTTTTAGCGCTGGTGATGAAGTTGTAGAAAGTTTGTACGGTAACGCTAACGGAACGAGCGTAAGCAATAAGAAGGTGCAGCATACATGA
- the bshB1 gene encoding bacillithiol biosynthesis deacetylase BshB1 — protein MIAEQPLHILAFGAHPDDVEIGMGGTIAKHTASGYRVGIIDLTEAEMSSNGTVELRKQEAERANVALNVTVRDNLRLPDRGLRVEQEHIDAVVRAIRYHRPRIVFMPYWEDRHPDHIQCSRIVQEAVFNAKLRRYMPEMPAHQVEQVYFYFINDSVSPQLVLDISDVYEQKRQSLLAYESQFTKPNGSDDLVATPLNQGYVERVEARDALLGQGRGMAYAEGFMLKGPYQVSLFK, from the coding sequence ATGATTGCCGAGCAGCCGTTACATATTTTAGCGTTCGGTGCTCATCCCGATGATGTTGAAATCGGGATGGGTGGCACGATCGCAAAGCATACGGCATCTGGATATCGCGTTGGTATTATTGATTTAACGGAAGCAGAAATGTCGTCTAACGGTACGGTTGAGCTGCGGAAGCAAGAAGCAGAGCGGGCAAACGTGGCGCTGAATGTCACGGTTCGTGACAATTTGCGCCTGCCTGACCGAGGGCTTCGTGTTGAGCAAGAGCATATTGATGCTGTAGTACGAGCGATACGCTATCATCGACCACGTATCGTGTTTATGCCTTATTGGGAGGACAGGCATCCTGACCATATTCAATGCAGCCGCATTGTACAGGAGGCCGTGTTCAACGCCAAGCTGCGTAGGTATATGCCGGAGATGCCAGCACATCAAGTCGAGCAAGTTTATTTTTACTTTATTAATGATTCGGTGTCGCCGCAGCTTGTGCTCGATATTTCCGATGTGTACGAACAGAAGCGGCAATCGTTGTTGGCCTATGAGTCACAATTTACGAAACCGAACGGAAGCGACGATTTAGTTGCCACTCCGTTGAATCAAGGTTACGTTGAACGTGTGGAGGCTCGAGATGCGCTGCTAGGTCAAGGACGCGGTATGGCCTACGCTGAAGGCTTTATGTTAAAAGGACCTTATCAAGTATCATTGTTTAAATAA
- the panD gene encoding aspartate 1-decarboxylase, with protein MFREMMKSKIHRATVTEANLNYVGSITIDEHLMELADLLPNEKVQIVNNYNGARLETYVIKGPRHSGVICLNGAAARLVQPGDNVIIISYASMTDEEARKYDPKVVFVDEHNKAVELAHEELHATIR; from the coding sequence GTGTTTCGTGAAATGATGAAATCAAAAATTCATCGTGCAACGGTGACTGAGGCGAACTTGAATTATGTAGGCAGTATTACGATCGATGAGCATTTGATGGAATTAGCCGATTTGCTTCCGAATGAAAAAGTTCAAATTGTGAACAATTACAATGGTGCTCGTTTGGAGACGTACGTCATAAAAGGGCCGCGTCATTCTGGTGTTATTTGTTTGAATGGTGCAGCAGCACGTCTCGTCCAGCCTGGAGATAATGTTATCATCATTTCTTATGCGTCAATGACAGATGAAGAAGCTCGTAAGTACGATCCAAAAGTGGTGTTTGTTGACGAGCATAACAAAGCAGTTGAATTGGCGCATGAAGAATTGCATGCTACGATTCGCTAA